One window from the genome of Trabulsiella odontotermitis encodes:
- the qseB gene encoding quorum sensing response regulator transcription factor QseB encodes MRILLVEDDKLIGDGLKAGLSKMGFSLDWFTRGDEGKAALYAAPYDAVILDLSLPGIDGLDILREWRNKGHSEPVLILTARDALSQRVEGLRLGADDYLCKPFALIEVAARLEALIRRSHGQSSNELRHGAVTLDPGKLTATLSGEPLALKPKEFALLELLLRNTGRVLPRKLIEEKLYNWDDDVSSNAVEVHVHHLRRKLGSDFIRTVHGIGYTLGDV; translated from the coding sequence ATGCGCATTTTACTGGTAGAAGACGACAAGCTTATCGGCGATGGCCTGAAAGCGGGCCTGAGCAAAATGGGCTTTAGCCTCGACTGGTTCACCCGCGGCGACGAAGGAAAAGCCGCACTTTATGCCGCGCCTTACGATGCGGTGATCCTTGATCTCTCCCTGCCCGGCATTGACGGGCTGGATATCCTGCGCGAATGGCGCAACAAAGGCCACAGCGAGCCGGTACTGATCCTCACCGCCCGCGATGCGCTGTCGCAGCGCGTGGAAGGGTTACGCCTCGGCGCTGATGACTATTTGTGCAAACCCTTTGCACTGATTGAGGTGGCAGCACGCCTCGAAGCGCTGATTCGCCGTTCGCACGGCCAGTCGAGTAATGAATTGCGCCACGGCGCGGTAACGCTTGACCCTGGCAAACTGACGGCGACGTTATCCGGCGAGCCGCTGGCGCTCAAACCGAAAGAGTTTGCCCTGCTGGAGTTGCTGCTGCGTAACACCGGGCGCGTGCTGCCGCGTAAGCTGATTGAAGAGAAGCTGTATAACTGGGACGACGACGTCTCCAGCAATGCCGTGGAAGTCCATGTCCACCATCTTCGCCGCAAGCTCGGTTCTGATTTTATTCGCACGGTGCACGGCATCGGCTACACCTTAGGTGATGTATGA
- a CDS encoding YgiW/YdeI family stress tolerance OB fold protein, producing the protein MKKLAAMTAILALMSAPVFAATQGGFSGPGATQTQGGGFQGPDGSVTTVENAKSLRDDTWVTLRGNIVERISDDLYVFKDASGTINVDIDHKRWNGVTVTPQDKVEIRGEVDKDWNSVEIDVKQISKTN; encoded by the coding sequence ATGAAAAAATTAGCGGCTATGACAGCCATTCTGGCTCTGATGTCTGCCCCGGTATTTGCGGCGACTCAGGGAGGCTTTAGCGGTCCGGGCGCGACACAAACCCAGGGCGGCGGATTCCAGGGGCCAGACGGCTCCGTCACCACCGTTGAAAACGCCAAATCCCTGCGTGATGACACCTGGGTGACGCTGCGCGGCAACATCGTTGAGCGTATTTCTGATGATCTGTATGTCTTCAAAGACGCCAGCGGGACGATTAACGTCGATATCGATCACAAGCGCTGGAACGGCGTGACCGTCACCCCGCAGGATAAGGTTGAGATCCGCGGCGAAGTCGATAAAGACTGGAACTCGGTGGAAATCGACGTCAAACAGATCAGCAAAACGAACTAA
- the parC gene encoding DNA topoisomerase IV subunit A translates to MSDMAERLALHEFTENAYLNYSMYVIMDRALPFIGDGLKPVQRRIVYAMSELGLSASAKFKKSARTVGDVLGKYHPHGDSACYEAMVLMAQPFSYRYPLVDGQGNWGAPDDPKSFAAMRYTESRLSKYAEVLLGELGQGTVDWVPNFDGTLQEPKMLPARLPNILLNGTTGIAVGMATDIPPHNLREVASAAITLIEKPKTSLDELLDIVHGPDYPTEAEIITPRAEIRKIYQNGRGSVRMRAVWKKEDGAVVITALPHQVSGARVLEQIASQMRNKKLPMVDDLRDESDHENPTRLVIVPRSNRVDMEQVMNHLFATTDLEKSYRINLNMIGLDGRPAVKNLLEILTEWLAFRRDTVTRRLNYRLERVLRRLHILEGLLIAFLNIDEVIHIIRSEDEPKPVLMSRFGISETQAEAILELKLRHLAKLEEMKIRGEQSDLEKERDQIQAILASERKMNTLLKKELQADAEAYGDDRRSPLHEREEAKAMNEHDMLPSEPVTIVLSQMGWVRSAKGHDIDAQGLSYKSGDNWKASVKGKSSQPVVFIDTTGRSYAIDPITLPSARGQGEPLTGKLTLPPGATVEHMLMEGDDQKLLMASDAGYGFVCTFNDLVARNRAGKAVISLPENAQVMPPVVIENDADMLLAITTAGRMLMFPVSDLPELSKGKGNKIINIASADAAKGLDSLAHLYLVPPQSTLTIHVGKRKIKLRPEELQKVTGERGRRGTLMRGLQKIDRIDIDSPKRPDAGDSEE, encoded by the coding sequence ATGAGCGATATGGCAGAGCGCCTTGCGCTGCATGAATTTACGGAAAACGCCTACCTCAATTACTCCATGTACGTCATCATGGATCGCGCGTTGCCGTTCATTGGTGATGGCCTGAAGCCGGTTCAACGTCGCATCGTGTATGCGATGTCTGAGCTGGGTTTGAGCGCCAGCGCCAAGTTTAAAAAATCCGCCCGTACCGTCGGTGACGTGCTCGGTAAATACCATCCGCATGGCGACAGCGCCTGTTATGAAGCGATGGTGCTGATGGCGCAGCCGTTCTCCTACCGCTACCCGCTGGTTGACGGGCAGGGAAACTGGGGGGCGCCGGATGATCCGAAGTCCTTCGCCGCCATGCGTTATACCGAATCCCGTTTGTCGAAATACGCCGAAGTGCTGCTGGGCGAGCTGGGGCAGGGAACCGTTGACTGGGTGCCGAACTTTGACGGCACGCTGCAGGAGCCGAAAATGCTGCCTGCGCGTCTGCCGAACATCCTGCTGAACGGTACCACCGGCATCGCTGTCGGGATGGCGACAGACATTCCGCCGCACAACCTGCGCGAAGTCGCCAGTGCGGCGATTACCCTTATCGAGAAACCGAAAACCTCGCTGGACGAACTGCTGGATATCGTGCACGGGCCGGACTACCCGACGGAAGCGGAAATCATTACCCCGCGTGCCGAAATCCGCAAAATCTACCAGAACGGTCGTGGTTCCGTGCGCATGCGCGCAGTGTGGAAAAAAGAGGACGGCGCGGTGGTGATTACCGCACTGCCGCACCAGGTTTCCGGCGCCCGCGTGCTGGAGCAAATCGCCAGCCAGATGCGCAATAAAAAATTGCCAATGGTTGACGATCTGCGCGACGAGTCAGACCACGAAAACCCGACGCGTCTGGTGATTGTGCCACGCTCCAACCGTGTCGACATGGAGCAGGTGATGAACCATCTGTTCGCCACGACGGATCTGGAAAAAAGCTACCGCATCAACCTCAACATGATCGGTCTGGATGGTCGCCCGGCGGTGAAAAACCTGCTGGAGATCCTCACTGAATGGCTGGCGTTCCGTCGCGATACCGTGACCCGCCGCCTCAACTATCGTCTGGAACGTGTGCTGCGCCGCCTGCATATCCTTGAAGGTTTGCTGATCGCGTTCCTCAACATCGACGAAGTGATCCATATCATTCGCAGTGAAGACGAGCCGAAGCCGGTGCTGATGTCGCGGTTCGGCATCAGCGAAACCCAGGCTGAAGCGATCCTCGAACTGAAACTGCGCCATCTCGCCAAACTGGAAGAGATGAAGATTCGCGGTGAGCAGAGCGATCTGGAAAAAGAGCGCGATCAGATTCAGGCGATTCTCGCCTCCGAACGCAAAATGAATACCCTGCTGAAGAAAGAGTTGCAGGCAGATGCTGAAGCCTACGGCGATGATCGTCGTTCTCCGCTGCACGAGCGTGAAGAAGCGAAGGCGATGAACGAGCACGACATGCTGCCGTCAGAGCCGGTGACCATCGTCCTGTCGCAGATGGGCTGGGTACGCAGCGCGAAAGGTCATGACATTGACGCGCAGGGGCTGAGTTATAAATCCGGCGACAACTGGAAAGCTTCAGTGAAAGGCAAGAGCAGCCAGCCAGTGGTGTTTATTGATACCACCGGTCGCAGCTACGCTATTGACCCGATTACGCTGCCGTCGGCGCGTGGTCAGGGCGAGCCGCTGACCGGCAAGCTGACGCTGCCGCCGGGCGCGACCGTCGAGCATATGCTGATGGAAGGGGATGACCAAAAACTGCTGATGGCGTCTGACGCCGGTTACGGTTTTGTCTGTACCTTTAACGATCTGGTGGCGCGTAACCGTGCCGGTAAAGCGGTGATTTCTCTGCCGGAAAACGCGCAGGTGATGCCGCCGGTGGTCATTGAAAATGACGCCGACATGCTGCTGGCGATCACTACCGCCGGTCGTATGCTGATGTTCCCGGTCAGCGACCTTCCTGAGCTGTCGAAAGGCAAGGGCAATAAAATCATTAACATCGCTTCGGCAGATGCCGCCAAAGGTCTCGACAGCCTGGCGCACCTCTATTTAGTGCCGCCGCAAAGCACACTGACCATTCATGTCGGCAAACGTAAGATCAAGCTGCGTCCGGAAGAGTTGCAGAAAGTCACTGGCGAACGCGGGCGCCGCGGCACGCTGATGCGCGGTCTGCAAAAAATCGATCGCATTGACATCGACTCACCGAAGCGCCCTGACGCTGGCGATAGCGAAGAGTAA
- the plsC gene encoding 1-acylglycerol-3-phosphate O-acyltransferase: MLLIFRLIIVVIYCILVCIFGCIYCLFSPRNPKHVATFGHMFGRLAPLFGLKVELRKPADAESYGNAIYIANHQNNYDMVTASSIVQPPTVTVGKKSLLWIPFFGQLYWLTGNLLIDRNNRAKAHGTIAEVVKNFKKRRISFWMFPEGTRSRGRGLLPFKTGAFHAALAAGVPIIPVCVSNTSNKINLNRLNNGLVIVEMLPPIDTSKWGKDQVRALSTHCREVMAAKIAELDQEVAQREASGKR; this comes from the coding sequence ATGTTATTAATTTTTCGATTAATCATCGTCGTGATCTACTGCATTCTGGTATGCATTTTTGGCTGCATTTACTGTCTGTTCAGCCCACGCAATCCCAAACACGTTGCGACGTTTGGTCATATGTTTGGCCGACTTGCGCCGCTTTTTGGTCTGAAGGTGGAACTGCGTAAACCCGCCGATGCGGAAAGTTACGGTAATGCGATTTACATTGCCAACCACCAGAACAACTACGACATGGTGACGGCATCAAGCATTGTTCAGCCGCCAACGGTCACCGTCGGGAAAAAAAGCCTGTTGTGGATCCCGTTTTTTGGTCAGTTGTACTGGCTGACGGGCAACCTGCTGATTGACCGCAACAACCGGGCGAAAGCGCACGGCACCATTGCTGAAGTGGTCAAAAACTTCAAAAAACGCAGGATTTCATTCTGGATGTTTCCGGAAGGAACGCGCAGCCGTGGCCGCGGTTTGCTGCCGTTTAAAACCGGCGCTTTCCACGCCGCACTGGCGGCGGGCGTTCCCATTATTCCTGTGTGCGTTTCCAATACTTCTAATAAAATTAACCTCAACCGCCTGAATAACGGTCTGGTGATTGTTGAGATGCTCCCGCCCATCGATACCAGCAAATGGGGCAAAGATCAGGTTCGCGCTCTGTCCACCCATTGCCGTGAGGTGATGGCGGCGAAGATTGCCGAGCTTGATCAGGAAGTTGCGCAGCGGGAAGCGAGCGGTAAACGCTAA
- the ftsP gene encoding cell division protein FtsP: MSLSRRQFIQASGLALCAGAVPLRANAAGQQQALPVPPLVESRHGQPIFLTLQRAHWSFTQGTRAPVWGINGRYLGPTIRVWNGDDAKLIYSNRLSENVAMTISGLQVPGPLIGGAARMMSPNADWAPVLPIRQSAATLWYHANTPNHMAQQVYNGLAGMWLVEDEVSKSLPIPNHYGVDDFPVIIQDKRLDNFGTPEYSEPGNGGFVGDTLLVNGVQSPYVEVSRGWVRLRLLNASNARRYQLQMSDGRPLHVISGDQGFLPALVSVKQLSLAPGERREVLVDMTNGDEVSITCGEAAGIVDRIRGFFEPSSILISTLVLTLRPTGLLPLVTDSLPMRLLPTEIMSGTPIRSRDITLGEDPGINGQLWDPKRIDITAQQGTWERWTVRADLPQSFHIEGVMFQIRNVNGAMPFPEDRGWKDTVWVDGQVELLVYYGQPSWPHFPFQFASQTLEMADRGSIGQMLVNPAP, translated from the coding sequence ATGTCACTCAGTCGGCGTCAGTTTATTCAGGCCTCGGGGCTGGCACTGTGTGCCGGTGCCGTGCCGCTGAGGGCAAACGCCGCGGGCCAGCAGCAGGCATTGCCGGTCCCGCCGTTGGTGGAGTCCCGTCATGGTCAGCCGATCTTCTTAACCCTGCAACGCGCCCACTGGTCGTTTACCCAGGGTACGCGCGCGCCGGTCTGGGGCATCAATGGCCGTTATCTCGGGCCGACGATTCGCGTCTGGAACGGGGATGACGCCAAGCTGATTTACAGCAACCGCCTGTCGGAAAACGTGGCGATGACGATCAGCGGGCTACAGGTACCGGGACCGCTCATCGGCGGCGCGGCGCGCATGATGTCGCCGAATGCTGACTGGGCGCCAGTGCTGCCGATTCGCCAGAGCGCGGCGACGTTGTGGTATCACGCCAACACGCCAAACCATATGGCGCAGCAGGTTTACAACGGTCTTGCGGGCATGTGGCTGGTGGAAGACGAAGTGAGTAAGTCCTTACCCATTCCGAACCATTACGGCGTCGATGACTTCCCGGTGATTATTCAGGACAAGCGTCTCGACAACTTCGGCACACCGGAATACAGCGAACCCGGTAACGGCGGTTTTGTCGGCGATACGCTGCTGGTGAACGGCGTGCAAAGTCCGTACGTCGAGGTTTCCCGCGGCTGGGTGCGTTTACGCCTGCTGAATGCCTCGAACGCGCGCCGCTATCAGTTGCAAATGAGTGACGGTCGCCCGTTGCATGTGATTTCCGGCGATCAGGGCTTTTTACCGGCGCTGGTGTCCGTGAAACAGCTGTCGCTGGCACCCGGCGAGCGCCGTGAAGTGCTGGTGGATATGACCAATGGCGATGAAGTGTCGATTACCTGCGGTGAAGCCGCAGGCATCGTTGATCGTATTCGCGGCTTCTTTGAGCCGTCGAGCATTCTGATTTCAACCTTAGTACTGACGCTGCGCCCGACCGGGCTGTTGCCGCTGGTGACCGATAGCCTGCCGATGCGGCTACTGCCAACGGAAATCATGTCCGGCACGCCGATTCGCAGCCGCGATATTACGCTGGGCGAAGATCCGGGCATTAACGGCCAGTTGTGGGATCCGAAGCGCATCGATATTACCGCACAGCAGGGAACCTGGGAGCGCTGGACGGTACGCGCCGACCTGCCGCAGTCATTCCACATTGAAGGCGTGATGTTCCAGATCCGCAACGTGAACGGTGCGATGCCGTTTCCGGAAGACCGCGGCTGGAAAGATACCGTGTGGGTCGACGGTCAGGTTGAGTTGCTGGTCTATTATGGCCAGCCGTCATGGCCGCATTTCCCGTTCCAGTTCGCGAGCCAGACGCTGGAAATGGCCGATCGCGGTTCGATTGGGCAGATGCTGGTGAATCCGGCACCGTAA